The stretch of DNA AAACAATTGCATTTTTAATAATTCCCGATGCCTCAGTCGTATAACGTGCATCGGTAATAAAAAATGCTTCACTTCCCAGCTTTAAAAAAACCGCATGATCGCATGAAAAGCCACATTCATGAAAGAGGGCATTTTCATCTTGAAGAATGTAATTCACGTTACGCTTGTGGTGCTTGTTGCTGTGCCGCTGCTTGAGCTTTACGAAGAGCGTCTAGCTCACCTAACATTTGCATCATTGAAATCATCGCAAGGTGGTAACCAAAAGGTCCAAAACCACTGATTTGACCTGTACAAACAGGCGCTGTCATGCTTTTTTGGCGGAACTCTTCACGTCTGTAAATATTGCTGATATGAACTTCAATCGCTGGCAAAGAAACCGCGCTAATCGCATCACGAATCGCAATAGATGTGTGCGTATACGCCGCTGGATTGATGATGATACCATCCGCGTCGCCAAGACACTCTTGAATACGATCAACAATTTCACCTTCTAAATTGGATTGAAAAAATTCGATTTCAAAACCATTTTGCTTTGCTACAGTCTCCATTTGAGAGTGAATCTCTTCAAGTTTCATACCGCCATAAATATTTTGCTCACGGTGACCGAGCATATTAAGATTTGGACCTTGGATTACGACAACTTTCATTGGTTACCTTTTGTTTAAAATTTACTCTTATTATATCAGGGGTAAGTTTAGGATACAATTACACGAATTTTTCGTTTGAAAAATGACTCTTTCAAACGTGTAAACAAAGGAAAAAAGTGACTCTTATAACCGCCGATTTTGTGCTGACATGTAACGAGGCGTTTGAGATCATCGAAGAGGGTGCGGTTTTGTTTGACAGCCAC from Sulfurospirillum oryzae encodes:
- the aroQ gene encoding type II 3-dehydroquinate dehydratase — encoded protein: MKVVVIQGPNLNMLGHREQNIYGGMKLEEIHSQMETVAKQNGFEIEFFQSNLEGEIVDRIQECLGDADGIIINPAAYTHTSIAIRDAISAVSLPAIEVHISNIYRREEFRQKSMTAPVCTGQISGFGPFGYHLAMISMMQMLGELDALRKAQAAAQQQAPQA